The DNA region CTAAGAATCTTCACAAGAAAAATCAATTTAGCTAAATTTCAACTTCCTATGACGAAGTATATACCTTAGGGAGCCACCAGAACAATTGATGAACAGCCTAATGTCTCTAGTGGGGTCCTGAGCATCCAACAGCAGCAACTGGCTGTTAATGGCGTCGGCAACGAAGTCGTCGATCTCGTTCCCCAGGAAAACGATTCTCTCCCTGAACAACAGCCCCATGACGTCGGCCTCGGCTCCGCGCATTGCCGCGGCCTGCGTTTGCGGGGCCGAGGCGAGATGGAGGGAGTGCCTATCGCTGTTGCTGAGAAATTGGGAGTCAGAGAGGGGTTTCGGAGTGGTAGGGAGGTGAGAATCGAGAATGCATTTGATAGAGGGCGGAGTGAACTTGAGAGAGGGGTGGCGGAGCAGGCCGTGCCGGCGGAAGCGGAGATGGGTAGAGAGAGATGCGCGGTGAGGAGAGAGAGGCGTTGAGAGTATAGCGAGAGAGTCCATTGTCCGTTCAGTGAAgcaagcaagagagagagagcaagGGGATAGGGAAAACACGTAAAAAATGACGGTTTTCTTTTCTTGGTTTTACATGGGCCGGAAATGAATCTCAGATGGGCGGGTGTGGCCCAAATAAAAACAAAGCCCATAACCCACCAGTCCTCTCACTGTATGAAATGGAACTGAACTCTAGTCTCCGGCGACCTGCCGTCCAACGACCACCGCCGATCAGCAGTTGGATAAAGTAACCGGAGTTACTATATATTGGATGAGGCGGTGGATGACTATGCATGTCCTCGCCCAACCGCAAAGTGAGGTGGCAAGTgacaattttgttattttatttattttccagtCAAGTGACAAATGTTAAGTCTTTTATTTTATCCACGATCAAATGATATGTATCAAGTTCTCTTTCTAATGTTGTATCTAGTGGGCCAGTGGCAAATGTCGAATGTTGAGTCTTGTATAGTGTCGAGTATTGACCATTAGATATTAATAATTCGTGTTTAATGGTCTAATCTAAATTGTAAAATGTCAAAGAAAATAAGACAGATTCACATTATTAAAAATCATCACTTCTTTTACATTCTCACTTTTcgccaaaaaaagaaaaaagagcacaatTTGATAagatttatatttaaatgttgaaTGTCAACCTAATAaaactaacactacatatatcagTAAATCATTATAATTGTTCTTAGCGGATAAACAACAAGATCAAATATAAATAACTCCGTGGAAACAATCATCACTAATCCGTTGTAGTCTAGTTGGTCAGGATATTCGGCTCTCACCCGaaagacccgggttcgattcccggcaacggaaaTTTTTTCTATGTTTTCTCCCAACAGGCTGTATTGCTGTATCGtgaattgcattgtttttttttttttttttttttttttaatgcgatgtcatttataaataataaatgaataattaagctttaataatttttgtctACCATTATTCTTTATCTCACTAGTGACAATGCTGAATtgtctttcaatttattttatgtctttatttgacaaaaatctttgataagatataaaatatattttcttttttttttcaaagataaAAGCTATCAATGTATTAATGAAAAAACTGTTGAAGACAAAAGGAACTGAAGACAATACCAAATATGAAAATCAGTATGAGAATTAATTGTTCGAGTCAATGTGTGGGCTAAGTGGCCAACAAATTCACTatgaataaaatgaaataacaCCGAATAAAAGTGCCTTACTAAAGACTGacaactaaaaataatagtaccaacataagattttttttatcttgattACACTTACCTTTTCTTTATTGCAAATAACATGATATTGGGCATTTCACCACAGTCCTTGGATAATATGCATGGTTCATTTACTTTGGTATCTCAATCTTTTTATTTCGTGTTAAATTGTTGAATATAgggttataaaattgtgaatatagagctcaaaaattgtgaatattgagtaatgcaattttgtatattaagatataaaattataaacagaATTCTAAAAGAGTTAACACCACAAATGGTcatctgactattggggtagtactccttttagtccttgacttttaattcgaccacaaatggtcctctgactttcatttctAACCACAAATAGTCatccattaaaatttctgttaaataggtgttaaatctaggggtattattgtcaaattgatatataatggtcataaaataaaaatgtttagaatttttcaccaacaagcataattgaaacaattaacaaatataaatactcataaataaaaagataatacACCTTATATCTCGTAATTATgagtacaaaatgaagatttaatattagagctatctgttttaatttaaccaacagattaaaatggaagatttttttttccaaaaaccttgcttccatcattttcatggttgttcatacatggccgattaatagttttcactcttcattaatcgatcaaacattttgtttgggatatAACTGAAGGccgccaccgttgaattaatataattaatcaattacaaattgcgaacattaatcatgaatttttatttaatttgttcatttatgtaatttgtcatgtccattttgtttttatatttattaacttaatgtttaaaattaattatgttgtcatataattatcaaaaagaagtaatcataataatattaatcaatttgacgatattacccctagatttaacacctatttaacagaggactatttgtggtaaaaaatgaaagtcagaggaccatttgtggtcgaattgaaagtcgaggactaaaaggagtactagcccaatagtcagagaaccatttgtggtattaactcattctaaaattataaacgtagagttttaaaattgtaaatatggaCTGAGTTCATCTTGTCAGGACGACCCGAATTCATAGCTTACTTTGCCCAACAGTAGGTTTAGGCTTTAGGCCAAGCCCAGCGGCAAATTCGTAATTTGCTTCCcttatttaacaattttatttttgaaagttaTTGAACATGTAAAAACTTGAAGTGAGACAAAGGATTTGAGAGGCTCTTCCAGCACAGGTTTCTCAATTTCTGTTCTTTCTTCTGCAACTCGGCCAACTGCGAATCGATCttccaagttcccagcactacTTAGACCTATTCTCTCTATAATGGTGAGCTCCTGTATCTATAATTCCTTGGAGAACAGTTTCCATGAAGcttttattattgtaattttctGCTCAATTGTCCGCCTAACTTGAGATCGTATGAGATTTAGGTCGTAATGGATAGAACTTCAAAGCGCTCGCATGAAATTACGCACCAGTATGTGGCTTCTGTATTATATTACCACTTGAAAGAAATTGATCTATAGTTTCCCTTGCATCACTTGAGCAACTAGGGTTTTTGGGGGAACACACGAGAATATGAAGTTAGGAACTCTTCTTGTTTTGCTGAGAGCTTAATGGGTTTACTTAACAATAGTAATAATGATGATGgagattataataataatttgatttaatttgtttatttttgttgttgaattTGTTTGTTTTAGGATTTATACTTGAATTGGGTAAATAGTAACTTATGGAATTATATTTTATGcttgtttaataaattttacaTTGCAATCATGATTTTTAATGTGTCATAATTCATCTGTAGTGAGTTGGACATTGGTTGCTGATATTCTGCCTTAACTTCATTGGTCCTTTATGTAGGATTCTGCAACTACAAAAGATAGGATTTTGGTGCTTACAGATGATGTAACGGTATCACTTAGTTCAGTTCTGAATGCAATTGGGATGGTGAAGAAGGAAGGAGTTGAAAAGTTGGATCCTTTAATCATTACTCAGGCTTCATCTCAGAGTAAATTTTTTGCTCTCCTTTGTTCTGAACTAATGTTTCATTTCCTTCTTTTGGATTATTGCATTGTATTTCTAGCATTCTATCCTGTTACTGAAATATGTTTATCGATATGTGTTCAACATGTTTCTTCATTGTCTTTGATGCCTTCCACCTTCTTCCTTTCTTGCATTTATTGTGAAAATGATTTATAGGCTTTGTTGATGGATTTTATTTCAAAGTTGCTAGAGAAAGAGGAGCCTTTATCTATGGtccagtgtttttttttttgttttgttttgttttgttttttccctttttattgttgttgttattgataTTGGTAGTTGGGCTGATTGTTCATCTTTTTCTGTTGTTCACTTGGCTAAGTCATAGTATAGTTTTAAAGGATCTACCACAGTCTGATTCATTCTAATGCTGTGACTTGTGATAACACACTAGTGTAGTAAATTATACAGTATTATAAGTTTTTAAAGATGTGTATGATTATCTTACTGCATATTCCTCTCAAGTATGAATGGGGCAAGAGTGAGAAGTTAAACCTTTATCATTCAGTTGGCATGCCtcaaagcttttttttttttttggtttccctCAAATTATTTATCTACATTATATTTTCagttctttattttgtttaacaTTTATTCTCAACTAATTGCAGGTATCTCTTCAGTGGGACTTTCATCCATGGATGTTGTTATAGTTATATTTAGGTCATTTGAGTTTCCTAGTGATCAGTTATTTGTAGATGTCACAAGAATATTGAAGCCTGGTGCGACTGTTTTAGTTAAGCCAACTTCTCTTTCAGCTTCAGAGACAACGGTAAGTTGGCTTTAAGTCTCCCTTTGTGCATATTAATTACTCCATATCTTTTTATATGAAGATCCTTCTAATCCTGGTTGGATCTGAATTGCAGACAAAATCTACACTTGAGCGGAAGTTGCTCTTGGCTGGCTTTATGGATGTAAAATCATTGGAATCTGTGCCATCTTTTGGGGTTAGTGTTTCTTGCTTTCTCAGTGGTTTGCTCTATCTTTTATTTTGTGTTGTTTTAGTTGATACCTTTCTTACCTTTCCTTGCTGTCAAGTCTCAACTGTCTCATCCTGGGGTTTGGGTTAAGCTAGGCCGCTTTACAGGCAATAAACTTGGGGTTCAAATCTAACCTTCCCCATCAcccaatttttcaaaaaagaaagtaaaactTATCATCCTCACCTTTTGAACTGTTTTCAGCTGAAAGATATCAGGATCAGATATTCTTGCAGTGCATTGTCCCTTTatcttctttaaaaaataaaaactggtGATTTTCCATAGGAAAACTTCATATTCTTGTTGATTGTGTATTATTAAGTCTTATGTGTGGGGCATTGTTTCTTAGACAGCATATGTATATGACATCCATTTATCTGGTCTTATTGAAACTGGTTTTCcattataagatttgtatttATTTCAACACTTCATGGGAATTTTTATAGGGTATGTTATTCCAACCTTTTCCAATGGCTCAGCTCATGTTATACAAACATGGCCTTGTATTCTTCAAATTCTGTAATTAGCTTACAGCCTGGTATTTAACAGGTAACTGGGAAGAGGCCTTCATGGAATATTGGTTCATCCTTCTCTATTAAAAAAGTTGCAAAAAGTTTACCCAAAGTTCAGATAGAAGATGATATGGATCTCATTGATGAGGATAGCCTTCTAACAGATGAAGATCTGAAGAAACCTCAACTTCCAACTGGTAAATTATTATGATGGTTGTCCTAGTTATTACCTTATGAATTTATCAAGGCTATATTCAATTGCTAGCTTCTACTTACTCTAGTAGTAATATTGGTTTTCCAGTTGGTGATTGTGAAGTAGGGAGTGCTAGGAAAGCCTGCAAAAACTGTACTTGTGGACGAGCAGAAGCAGAGGCAAAGGTGGAGCTTGGATTGACCATGGATCAGCTAAACAATCCTCAGTCTGCTTGTGGCAATGTATAGTAAACTTACTTGTTATTCTATTTATTCTATGCTGTACTAGGCATCTTTTTATCAATATTTTCTCTTATCAGATCATGCATATTACCTATATCAATTAACATATTAGTGTAAAGGCTTGTCTAGTCAGAACTAGCAGAGTACTAGATTTGTATGCTAACTGTGcttagaaattaaagaaaatacaaaaattgGGATTTGGTTCTCTCTTCGTTATCGGACTTTCTAACTCAGCCTTGTTTGATGGAAGACATAAATGTTGCATACCTTCTTTTAGATAAGCAATGAAAAAAGAGTCAGATATGCTCAGTCCATCAGTATTGAAttgcaaattttacttttttcattATATGTTTTGACAATTGACATGCCAACGAATGAATGAAGAATGCtttttctatctcaaattggGGTATAGCAATGCCTGTGAGTACATTAAGAAAGTTTTACATGTTAATAATTTGTAAAGCACGCTCTTAGTTGTTGCTTCTGCTATGACTTGGTAAATGAAAATCTTAGAATACATTTAGAAAGATTGCTTGTAAACAATATTAAAACACTCTTTTTGCTCCTGGTGCATATGACCTAATTATGTTGTTTCTGTAAATTGTCATAAAAGGGAGCTTTTAGCATGAGATGTCAATTGCTTACTTGGGATTGTAGTTTCAGAGATACATTAGACCTCTGTGATACAGTTCTGACATGTCTTCTTTTTGCAGTGTGGTCTAGGTGATGCTTTCCGGTGCAGTACATGCCCTTATAAAGGTCTTCCTGCATTTAAACTAGGCGAGAAGGTGCATATTCAAGCTGCTCTCATCTCTCTATATTTCTATGCCCTTCCATTTGTTGCTTTTGTCTAAGACATGTGTAGATGCTTATTTTATGATGGCATTGTTTATTTTAAGGTGGGGGTGGATAAGTCTAGATGAGTTTGGTCTGAAAAGCAGTCAATTCAATTTTGATAGATGAAGTAGAAGGTTTAAACCCCCAAAACACCAATTCATTTTACCTAACATTTTCAGGGGTTTGTGTCTGTTTAATTAGTAGAGGTTTGGGGAGGTTGGGGTTGTCGATTGATGTCATGATGTGTAAACTGCAAAGTACAAGACTACATTGAGTCAAAGTAGCTAGAAACCGAAGGTGTATGTTGTAAcaggagaaagaaaaagaataattgGAAATTTGTAGTGACTACTCTGTTTCGTCTGCTAGTTTGGTTTAGTGTTTCCAGAGCTTACAATAAAAACTGGTCATAGAGTGCATAAATACCGATGTGAATTTGCATTGGTGGAATCTGGTTTTAGATGCTTATCTTCTTTCCTAATAGCATTGGTTCTAAGTACAGAAGATGATTACATGCTTTACTATGACAGGTAACACTTTCTGGGAATTTTCTGGACGCTGACATCTAGGAGCAGATgttgaatttgaatattatcGTACATTTTGCCATCTCGAGCGTGTTTCTGTTCCTTTGTTCCTATGCAGTGCAGCGCCAGAGAATTGTTTAGATACAAAGTAGTGATAATGTTCATTTTCTATAATATACCCTCATCAACATTTGTTCCCTTTTTCATCTCTTTTATACTTTCTTCTATGTGCTGCAATTGCTATTACAAATTTTCTGTTTACTTCTCAAGGCTTAAATTGTGATGTGTAGTGCGTAACAGTGACGAACTAAATACATTCTTGTCTGTTATTGTTAGGGTGATTATTGTTAGGGTGACGAACTAAGTACATTCTTGTCTGTGATTGTTAGGGTTTTTATTTGTCTCTATTATAAAGTCCTTGGTAAATTGTAGGATacgttttaaaaatttacaagttTCTCAGTGTTTGTTCATTAGTAGCAATAGactgtttcaaaaaaaaaaagtagcaatAGACAATAGCAGGTTTCATTCTATGCTACTTTTTGGTTAAAAATAATCAAACC from Ipomoea triloba cultivar NCNSP0323 chromosome 6, ASM357664v1 includes:
- the LOC116021537 gene encoding anamorsin homolog, with translation MDSATTKDRILVLTDDVTVSLSSVLNAIGMVKKEGVEKLDPLIITQASSQSISSVGLSSMDVVIVIFRSFEFPSDQLFVDVTRILKPGATVLVKPTSLSASETTTKSTLERKLLLAGFMDVKSLESVPSFGVTGKRPSWNIGSSFSIKKVAKSLPKVQIEDDMDLIDEDSLLTDEDLKKPQLPTVGDCEVGSARKACKNCTCGRAEAEAKVELGLTMDQLNNPQSACGNCGLGDAFRCSTCPYKGLPAFKLGEKVTLSGNFLDADI